A genomic region of Gossypium hirsutum isolate 1008001.06 chromosome D01, Gossypium_hirsutum_v2.1, whole genome shotgun sequence contains the following coding sequences:
- the LOC121214016 gene encoding serine/threonine-protein phosphatase PP2A-4 catalytic subunit — MGAPTDSALDLDEQISQLMQCKPLSEQQVRALCDKAKEILMEESNVQPVKAPVTICGDIHGQFHDLQELFRIGGKCPDTNYLFMGDYVDRGYYSVETVTLLVALKVRYPQRITILRGNHESRQITQVYGFYDECLRKYGSANVWKIFTDLFDYFPLTALVESEIFCLHGGLSPSIETLDNVRNFDRVQEVPHEGPMCDLLWSDPDDRCGWGISPRGAGYTFGQDISEQFNHTNSLKLIARAHQLVMDGFNWAHEQKVVTIFSAPNYCYRCGNMASILEVDDCKNQSFIQFEPAPRRGEPDVTRRTPDYFL, encoded by the exons ATGGGCGCACCAACAGACTCAGCCCTCGATCTCGATGAACAGATCTCGCAGCTCATGCAATGTAAGCCACTTTCGGAGCAGCAG GTCAGAGCATTATGCGACAAGGCAAAGGAAATATTAATGGAAGAAAGCAATGTCCAG CCTGTAAAAGCCCCTGTTACAATTTGTGGTGATATTCATGGGCAGTTTCATGATCTTCAAGAACTTTTTCGAATTGGGGGGAAG TGTCCGGATACAAACTACTTGTTTATGGGAGATTATGTGGACCGTGGGTACTATTCTGTTGAAACTGTTACG CTGTTGGTGGCTTTAAAAGTCCGTTACCCCCAGCGGATTACCATTCTCAGGGGAAATCATGAAAGTCGCCAG ATCACTCAAGTTTACGGGTTTTATGACGAATGTCTGAGAAA GTATGGTAGTGCTAATGTTTGGAAGATCTTTACAGACCTTTTTGACTATTTTCCATTAACTGCTTTG GTGGAGTCAGAAATATTTTGTCTGCATGGTGGGTTGTCCCCATCAATTGAAACCTTGGATAATGTAAGAAACTTTGATCGTGTTCAAGAGGTTCCTCATGAAGGGCCCATGTGTGATTTATTGTGGTCTGATCCAGATGATCGATGCGGTTGGGGTATCTCGCCACGTGGCGCTGGATATACTTTTGGTCAG GATATATCTGAACAGTTCAACCATACAAACAGCTTAAAATTGATTGCTAGAGCTCATCAACTGGTTATGGATGGATTTAACTGGGCGCAT GAACAAAAGGTAGTTACTATATTTAGCGCCCCAAATTATTGTTATCGCTGTGGGAACATGGCATCAATCTTGGAAGTTGATGATTGCAAGAACCAGTCATTCATCCAG TTTGAGCCAGCTCCAAGGAGAGGAGAACCTGATGTTACCCGTAGAACGCCTGATTACTTCCTCTGA